A genomic region of Nymphaea colorata isolate Beijing-Zhang1983 chromosome 2, ASM883128v2, whole genome shotgun sequence contains the following coding sequences:
- the LOC116249057 gene encoding uncharacterized protein LOC116249057, with protein MECQKKANQLLDEFCIPRGLLPLDNIVEIGVVRSEGFIWLRQKKKKDHYFEQISRSVPFAAEITAFIEPQRMMKVTGVKAKELLLWIGVSELLVDNSISGNIQFKTHTGISRSFPISAFVN; from the coding sequence ATGGAGTGCCAAAAGAAAGCAAACCAGCTTCTCGATGAGTTTTGTATACCAAGGGGACTTCTCCCTCTCGACAACATAGTCGAGATTGGAGTGGTACGATCCGAGGGTTTCATATGGCTcagacagaagaagaagaaggaccaTTACTTCGAGCAGATTAGCAGGAGTGTCCCCTTTGCTGCAGAAATCACTGCATTCATCGAGCCACAGCGGATGATGAAGGTGACAGGCGTAAAAGCAAAGGAACTGCTCCTCTGGATTGGAGTCTCTGAACTGCTGGTGGATAACTCGATTTCTGGGAATATCCAGTTTAAGACGCATACTGGGATTTCCCGATCATTTCCTATCTCTGCATTTGTAAACTAA
- the LOC116247349 gene encoding mannosyl-oligosaccharide 1,2-alpha-mannosidase MNS3 gives MSRELPYTMRDVNYNNDKSRHRSFIKVIINALRTSNLRGDCTTCGTGKFLILLMVFGLIYLLMVDRGPQQLDPELGLEDTVKVGSHNLSAKSTIQKLLRRPPRLPPRLPSFGDANKDEASKWLSRQHKVKEAFIHAWAGYKSYALGYDELMPLSQRGTDGLGGLGATVVDSLDTAMIMGVDEIVSEAGFWIETQLSKRISEKGQVNLFETTIRVLGGLLSAYHLSGGHGGTTAKWGSSHMPKGPKPEIYLEIAKDLADRLMYAFTLSPTPVPYSDVILQSKTAHPAPDGLSSTSEVATLQLEFSYLSNISGDPKYGTKAMKVLEHMRKLPKVEGLVPIYISPRTGEFSGENIRLGSRGDSYYEYLIKVWLQQGSSRDYHLKFLHEMYEEAMKGVRHLLVRKSIPKGLVFIGELPYGSKGTFSPKMDHLVCFLPGALALGATKGLTKKKAMERNLLTIDDLENLKLAEELANTCNAMYSVTATGLAPEIAYFHVEGEFENGLDGGNKSSEYINDIMIKPNDRHNLLRPETVESLFVLYRITEDPKYREWGWQIFQAFEKYTKVETGGYTSLDDVTTVPPHKRDKMETFFLGETLKYLYLLFGDDNVLPLDEFVFNTEAHPLPINWTAKLR, from the exons atgtcgaGGGAGCTACCGTACACGATGAGAGATGTCAATTACAATAATGACAAGTCCCGTCATCGATCATTTATCAAG GTGATCATCAATGCGTTGCGAACCAGTAACCTGAGAGGGGATTGTACAACATGCGGTACTGGAAAGTTCTTGATCTTATTGATGGTTTTTGGACTGATCTATCTTCTTATGGTGGATAGAGGACCTCAACAGTTGGACCCAGAATTAGGTTTAGAAGATACTGTAAAAGTAGGTTCACATAATCTTTCAGCGAAAAGCACTATTCAAAAGCTATTACGTAGGCCACCAAGGCTGCCTCCAAGGTTGCCATCTTTTGGAGACGCCAATAAGGATGAAGCATCAAAATGGCTGAGTAGGCAGCACAAGGTTAAAGAGGCCTTTATTCATGCATGGGCTGGGTATAAAAGTTATGCATTGGGCTATGATGAACTTATGCCATTGAGCCAGAGAGGAACTGATGGTTTAGGGGGTCTTGGTGCCACTGTTGTTGATTCTCTGGATACTGCCATGATAATGGGCGTAGATGAGATTGTTTCTGAAGCAGGATTTTGGATAGAAACACAGCTCTCAAAGAGGATCAGTGAAAAGGGCCAGGTAAACTTATTTGAGACTACAATTCGTGTTTTGGGTGGTCTTCTTAGTGCCTATCATTTAAGTGGGGGGCATGGGGGCACAACAGCAAAATGGGGTTCTTCGCACATGCCTAAAGGTCCAAAGCCAGAGATCTACCTGGAAATAGCAAAGGACTTGGCAGACCGCTTGATGTATGCGTTTACATTAAGCCCAACCCCTGTCCCATATTCTGACGTTATCCTCCAAAGCAAGACAGCTCACCCTGCTCCAGATGGACTAAGTAGTACTTCTGAGGTTGCAACTCTGCAGCTTGAGTTTTCCTATTTAAGCAATATTTCTGGTGATCCAAAGTATGGTACCAAAGCAATGAAGGTCTTGGAGCACATGAGGAAGCTTCCCAAGGTCGAGGGGCTGGTACCTATCTATATCAG TCCTCGTACAGGTGAATTTAGCGGAGAAAATATAAGGCTGGGATCTCGTGGGGACAGTTACTATGAGTATCTGATAAAAGTCTGGCTTCAGCAAGGATCAAGTCGTGATTATCATTTGAAGTTTCTGCATGAAATGTATGAGGAAGCAATGAAAGGAGTGAGACACCTTCTAGTTCGCAAGTCGATTCCTAAGGGACTGGTTTTCATTGGGGAACTTCCCTATGGATCGAAAGGAACTTTTAGTCCTAAAATGGATCATCTG GTATGTTTCCTTCCTGGTGCACTTGCTCTTGGTGCTACGAAAGGGCTTACAAAGAAGAAAGCTATGGAACGCAATTTGCTGACCATTGATGACCTGGAAAATTTGAAGCTTGCTGAAGAGCTTGCCAATACCTGCAATGCAATGTACTCGGTGACTGCCACAGGACTGGCACCTGAAATTGCTTATTTCCATGTGGAG GGAGAATTTGAAAATGGCTTAGATGGTGGGAACAAGAGTTCAGAGTATATAAATGATATCATGATAAAGCCAAATGATCGGCATAATCTATTACGCCCTGAAACAGTAGAATCGCTATTTGTATTATATCGTATTACTGAAGATCCAAA GTATCGTGAGTGGGGCTGGCAGATATTTCAGGCGTTTGAGAAATATACAAAGGTTGAAACTGGGGGTTATACTTCCCTAGATGATGTCACAACTGTACCGCCTCATAAGAGAGATAAGATGGAAACCTTCTTCTTGGGAGAAACATTGAAGTATCTGTATCTTCTATTTGGGGATGACAATGTCCTACCTTTGGACGAGTTTGTTTTCAATACGGAAGCTCATCCTCTTCCAATCAACTGGACAGCAAAACTCAGATGA